A window of Ranitomeya variabilis isolate aRanVar5 chromosome 2, aRanVar5.hap1, whole genome shotgun sequence contains these coding sequences:
- the UGP2 gene encoding UTP--glucose-1-phosphate uridylyltransferase isoform X5 — protein MRMVEIQPYEKIKSKGLPDNISSVLNKLVVVKLNGGLGTSMGCKGPKSLIGVRNENTFLDLTVKQIEHLNKTYNTEVPLVLMNSFNTDEDTKKILQKYSHCRVKIYTFNQSRYPRVNKESLLPIAKDLSYSVENAEAWYPPGHGDIYASFYNSGLLDTLLDEGKEYIFVSNIDNLGATVDLYILNHLMNPPNGKRCEFVMEVTDKTRADVKGGTLTQYEGKLRLVEIAQVPKPHVDEFKSVSKFKIFNTNNLWISLSAIKRLQEANAIDMEIIVNPKTLDGGLNVIQLETAVGAAVKSFENSLGINVPRSRFLPVKTTSDLLLVMSNLYSLNAGSLTMSEKREFPTVPLTKLGSSFTKVQDYLKRFESIPDMLELDHLTVSGDVTFGKNVVLKGTVIIIANHGDRIDIPPGAVLENKIVSGNLRILDH, from the exons ATGAGGATGGTGGAG ATTCAGCCATATGAGAAGATAAAGTCTAAAGGTCTGCCGGATAACATCTCGTCTGTCCTCAACAAGCTGGTCGTCGTCAAGCTCAATGGCGGTTTGGGGACCAGCATGGGATGTAAAGGCCCGAAAAGTCTGATAGGAGTGCGTAATGAGAACACCTTCCTCGATCTCACTGTGAAACAAATAGAG CACTTGAACAAAACATACAACACCGAAGTTCCTCTCGTGTTGATGAATTCCTTCAATACTGATGAAGACACCAAGAAAATCCTGCAGAAGTACAGCCACTGCCGGGTGAAGATCTACACATTCAACCAGAGCAG ATATCCGCGTGTGAATAAGGAATCTCTGTTACCGATCGCCAAGGACTTGTCCTATTCCGTGGAGAACGCTGAAGCCTGGTACCCTCCCGGACACGGGGACATCTATGCCAGCTTCTACAATTCAGGACTTTTGGACACCCTCCTAGATGAAGGAAAAGAATATATTTTTGTCTCCAATATTGATAATCTCGGGGCTACGGTAGACCTCTACATCCTCAATCACCTCATGAATCCGCCAAATGGAAAGCGCTGTGAATTTGTCATGGAGGTTACAGACAAGACGAGGGCCGATGTCAAG GGAGGTACGCTCACTCAGTACGAAGGGAAGCTGCGACTGGTGGAAATCGCTCAGGTGCCCAAGCCTCACGTGGATGAGTTTAAATCGGTGTCAAAATTTAAGATCTTCAACACAAATAATTTGTGGATCTCCTTGTCTGCAATCAAGAGACTGCAAGAAGCCAATGCCATTGACATGGAAATCATCGTTAACCCTAAG ACCCTGGATGGAGGACTGAACGTCATTCAGCTGGAGACCGCCGTCGGAGCCGCTGTTAAGAGTTTTGAGAATTCTCTGGGCATCAATGTTCCTCGAAGCCGCTTCCTGCCTGTAAAAACCACGTCTGATCTGCTCCTGGTCATGTCCAACCTATACAGCCTTAATGCCGGGTCACTGACCATGAGCGAAAAGCGAGAATTCCCCACCGTGCCGCTCACAAAGCTGGGAAGCTCCTTCACTAAG GTGCAGGACTACTTGAAGAGGTTTGAGAGTATTCCAGATATGCTGGAGCTGGATCATCTCACTGTGTCTGGAGACGTGACCTTTGGGAAAAATGTAGTACTGAAG